The following are encoded in a window of Ranitomeya variabilis isolate aRanVar5 chromosome 6, aRanVar5.hap1, whole genome shotgun sequence genomic DNA:
- the BASP1 gene encoding brain acid soluble protein 1 — protein sequence MGGKLSKKKKGYNVNDDKSKDKDKKADGANTEEEGATKTEEVQPIENADAKENKEEKNDKEPQAAENKTEDKEAEKDATSKDAVQKSDSEKKEASSEAKVEAQNAEPPVAKQEEPPVASPAPAANSEATKASEPTTEVKTSQPTEVPAPSKIDDKSKEDGEAKKTEAPSTPEAKTETAPASDSKPSSEAAPSSAKSPEPEAPSSSTKASEPAGPADEVKATETPAANSDQTVAVQE from the coding sequence atgggaggaaagttgagcaagaAGAAGAAGGGATACAATGTAAATGATGACAAATCAAAAGATAAGGATAAAAAGGCAGATGGAGCCAACACAGAGGAAGAAGGGGCAACTAAAACTGAGGAGGTCCAGCCAATAGAAAATGCTGATGCAAAAGAAAATAAAGAAGAGAAAAATGACAAGGAGCCACAGGCTGCTGAGAACAAAACTGAGGACAAAGAAGCAGAGAAGGATGCTACAAGTAAGGATGCAGTACAAAAATCTGATTCTGAGAAGAAAGAGGCTTCGTCTGAAGCCAAGGTGGAAGCTCAGAATGCTGAACCTCCTGTAGCCAAGCAAGAGGAACCACCTGTCGCATCTCCTGCTCCAGCTGCCAATAGTGAAGCCACTAAAGCCTCTGAACCTACCACTGAAGTAAAAACTTCCCAGCCTACAGAAGTACCAGCACCAAGTAAAATAGATGACAAGAGCAAAGAGGATGGGGAAGCCAAAAAGACTGAGGCTCCCTCCACACCAGAGGCCAAAACTGAGACCGCTCCAGCTTCAGACTCAAAACCTAGCAGTGAGGCTGCTCCATCTTCCGCGAAGTCTCCAGAACCTGAAGCACCTAGTTCTTCTACTAAGGCCTCTGAGCCTGCAGGACCAGCTGATGAAGTTAAAGCTACCGAAACCCCAGCAGCTAATTCTGATCAAACCGTAGCAGTTCAAGAGTAA